The following nucleotide sequence is from Vibrio sp. SCSIO 43136.
CAATACAAGGAGAAAGTCATGAGCCATCAATTCCCACAATTACCTTACCAATACAGTGATCTAGAACCTTACATAGACGCCAAAACGATGGAAGTGCACTACAGCAAGCATCATCGTACTTACTACGATAAGTTTATGGCCGCCATCAGTGGCAGTGATTTAGAGAGCCAATCTCTTGTCGAGATTTTTGCTAATACCTCAAAACACTCCCCGGCCGTTCGAAACAATGGTGGCGGTTACTATAACCATATTGTGTATTGGAACTGCATGTCGTCAAACCCACAATCAGAACCAAGCGGTAAGCTTGCTCAAGAAATTGTCACTACATTTGGCAGTTTAGAAGCGTTCAAAGAGGAGTTTGCTCTGGCGGCTATAAATACCTTTGGGTC
It contains:
- a CDS encoding superoxide dismutase; protein product: MSHQFPQLPYQYSDLEPYIDAKTMEVHYSKHHRTYYDKFMAAISGSDLESQSLVEIFANTSKHSPAVRNNGGGYYNHIVYWNCMSSNPQSEPSGKLAQEIVTTFGSLEAFKEEFALAAINTFGSGFAWLIVQDGKLKITSTSNQDNPLMDVVADRGAPILALDVWEHAYYISYQNRRPDYINAWWNVVDWKAVETNYQAAI